From one Butyricimonas faecihominis genomic stretch:
- a CDS encoding lactate utilization protein C — translation MGSKEDILARLKKHAVDQVERPEMTFETLTFSDPLVQFEKIMKAVGGNCVVLEKGQDVNEVIRNVFPDAKSIASNLPEVTCATVNPDTLDDPRELNGTDVGVIRGDFGILENGMVWINQRTRYKALFFISEALVILLDRNRLVNNMHEAYKQPAFDDFGYGCFISGPSKTADIEQALVIGAHGARAVTVILE, via the coding sequence ATGGGTAGTAAAGAAGATATTTTAGCAAGGCTGAAAAAGCACGCGGTGGATCAAGTGGAACGACCGGAGATGACGTTCGAGACGTTGACATTTTCTGATCCGCTGGTACAGTTCGAGAAGATCATGAAGGCCGTGGGAGGAAATTGCGTGGTGTTGGAAAAAGGGCAGGACGTGAACGAGGTAATCCGGAACGTGTTCCCGGATGCCAAGTCGATCGCGTCGAATTTACCGGAAGTTACATGTGCCACGGTGAATCCCGACACGTTGGATGATCCGCGGGAATTGAACGGTACGGATGTCGGGGTGATCCGGGGGGATTTCGGGATTCTGGAGAACGGGATGGTATGGATTAACCAGCGTACCCGTTACAAGGCTCTCTTTTTTATTTCCGAGGCCTTGGTGATCCTACTTGACCGGAATCGTCTAGTGAATAATATGCATGAAGCATACAAGCAACCCGCTTTTGATGATTTTGGGTACGGTTGTTTCATATCCGGTCCTTCGAAGACGGCCGATATTGAACAAGCGCTAGTCATCGGGGCGCACGGGGCGAGAGCGGTGACGGTGATATTGGAATAA
- a CDS encoding (Fe-S)-binding protein yields the protein MKIGLFIPCYINAIYPGVGVASYKLLTSLGLDVDYPLDQTCCGQPMANAGFEKDSTELAKRMEGLFEKYDYVVGPSASCVVFVKEHYSRLLNREEHACISSRIYEICEFLHDVVKMDKLDASFPHKVSIHNSCHGERLLHLSSPSELMIPRYSKLRDLLSLVKDVEVFEPKRVDECCGFGGMFSVEEPATSVCMGQDKVHDHMSTGAEYITGADSSCLMHMEGIIRREKLPIKTIHVVEILSQGL from the coding sequence ATGAAAATAGGATTATTTATTCCCTGTTATATTAATGCGATTTACCCGGGTGTGGGGGTGGCCTCATACAAGTTGCTGACCTCGCTGGGATTGGATGTCGATTACCCGCTGGATCAGACTTGCTGCGGGCAACCAATGGCGAATGCCGGATTCGAGAAGGATTCGACGGAGCTAGCCAAGCGGATGGAGGGATTGTTCGAGAAGTATGATTACGTGGTGGGGCCATCGGCTAGTTGCGTGGTTTTCGTGAAGGAACATTACTCGAGGTTGTTGAACCGGGAGGAACATGCTTGTATCAGTAGTCGTATTTACGAGATTTGCGAATTCCTACATGATGTGGTGAAGATGGATAAGCTGGATGCCTCTTTCCCGCACAAGGTAAGTATTCACAATAGTTGCCACGGGGAGAGGTTATTGCATCTTTCTTCCCCGAGCGAGTTGATGATTCCCCGTTATTCCAAGTTGCGGGATTTGTTGTCGCTGGTGAAGGACGTGGAAGTGTTCGAGCCTAAGCGGGTGGACGAGTGTTGCGGTTTCGGGGGAATGTTCTCGGTGGAGGAACCGGCGACGTCCGTGTGCATGGGACAGGATAAGGTACATGATCATATGTCAACCGGGGCGGAATACATCACGGGAGCGGATAGTTCTTGCCTGATGCACATGGAAGGGATTATTCGCCGGGAGAAATTGCCGATAAAGACAATACACGTGGTGGAGATATTAAGTCAAGGGTTATAA
- the dnaN gene encoding DNA polymerase III subunit beta: MKFVVSSSSFLMRLQAVSKVISGKPAQPILDNILLVAKDDTLYATASDKETTMEAKIELDNLDTPGSITIPAKLLLDILKEFPEQPLTFDINTGTNEVKIISDKGEFSVPGESAEDYPVQSGMDESVNTIATNCGMLLEGITRTVFATANDDLRPVMNCILIEMGPENFTFVASDAHKLVRYKRFDAKTDGDQFALILPKKPSLLLKNILPKDDSELRLQFNEKMACFTFGNYKMVCTLVEGRFPNYNSVIPQNNPKKIIIEKKELYNSLRRVSVMANQASNLVKFDLSNGTIVISAQDVDYAMSGHETITCQYEGEEMAIGFKSPFVQEILSNLNTESLVLELSDPSRPGLFLPFESDNENEDLLMLLMPMMV; the protein is encoded by the coding sequence ATGAAATTCGTTGTATCAAGTAGTAGTTTTTTGATGCGGTTGCAGGCCGTGAGTAAGGTGATTAGTGGAAAACCCGCACAACCGATTCTGGATAATATTTTGTTGGTAGCCAAGGATGATACGTTGTACGCCACGGCATCTGACAAGGAAACGACCATGGAGGCCAAGATCGAGTTGGATAACTTGGATACTCCGGGAAGTATCACGATCCCGGCGAAGTTGTTGCTGGATATTCTGAAAGAGTTCCCGGAACAACCCTTGACGTTTGATATTAACACGGGGACGAACGAGGTGAAGATTATCTCGGATAAGGGAGAGTTTTCCGTGCCGGGAGAGAGTGCCGAGGATTATCCGGTACAATCCGGAATGGACGAGAGTGTGAACACGATTGCAACGAATTGCGGTATGTTGTTGGAGGGGATCACCCGTACGGTTTTCGCCACTGCAAATGATGATTTGCGTCCGGTGATGAACTGTATCTTGATAGAGATGGGACCGGAGAATTTCACGTTCGTGGCTTCGGATGCTCACAAGCTGGTACGTTACAAACGTTTTGACGCCAAGACGGACGGGGATCAGTTCGCGTTGATCCTGCCGAAGAAACCGTCTTTGTTGTTGAAGAATATATTACCGAAGGATGATAGCGAGTTGCGTTTGCAATTCAACGAGAAAATGGCTTGTTTCACTTTCGGAAATTACAAGATGGTTTGTACGCTGGTGGAAGGACGTTTCCCGAACTACAATTCCGTGATCCCGCAGAATAACCCGAAAAAGATCATTATCGAGAAAAAGGAGTTGTATAATTCATTAAGACGGGTTTCCGTGATGGCAAACCAAGCTAGTAACTTGGTGAAGTTTGATTTGAGTAACGGAACGATCGTGATTTCTGCTCAAGACGTGGATTATGCCATGTCAGGACACGAAACGATTACTTGCCAATACGAGGGAGAAGAGATGGCCATCGGGTTCAAGTCTCCTTTCGTGCAAGAGATATTATCCAACCTTAACACGGAGTCTCTGGTATTGGAGTTGTCCGATCCGAGTCGTCCGGGATTGTTCTTGCCTTTCGAGAGCGATAATGAGAACGAGGATTTGTTGATGTTATTGATGCCGATGATGGTTTAA
- a CDS encoding 3'-5' exonuclease — MELKLTNPIVFFDLETTGINIAKDKIVEISVLKVMPNGKEEQKTIRVNPEMHIPEQASAIHGIYDDDVKDCPTFKEIAKDLARYIEGCDLGGYNSNRFDIPLLAEEFLRVDVDFDMRKRKFVDVQTIFHKMEQRTLSAAYRFYCNKNLEDAHTAAADTTATYEVLKAQLDRYNDTLENDIAFLSKFSTQNNTADFAGFIIYNEEGVEVFNFGKNKGVPVVKVLKEQPGYFAWMLNGEFPLYTKKILTEIRLRTAGLVK, encoded by the coding sequence TTGGAATTAAAATTAACCAACCCGATTGTGTTCTTTGATTTGGAGACAACGGGTATTAATATCGCGAAGGACAAGATCGTGGAGATTTCTGTTTTGAAAGTGATGCCGAACGGGAAAGAGGAACAAAAAACGATCCGGGTGAATCCGGAAATGCATATACCAGAACAGGCGTCTGCGATTCACGGAATTTATGATGATGACGTGAAAGATTGTCCGACGTTTAAGGAGATTGCCAAGGATTTGGCACGTTATATCGAGGGGTGTGATTTGGGGGGATATAATTCGAATCGTTTTGATATTCCATTGCTGGCGGAGGAATTTTTGCGTGTGGACGTGGATTTCGATATGCGGAAACGGAAGTTCGTGGACGTGCAGACAATTTTCCACAAGATGGAGCAACGTACGTTAAGTGCGGCGTATCGTTTTTATTGTAACAAGAATTTGGAAGATGCCCACACGGCGGCTGCCGATACGACGGCCACTTACGAGGTGCTGAAAGCTCAGTTGGATCGTTATAATGACACGCTGGAGAACGACATCGCTTTCCTAAGCAAGTTCTCAACACAGAATAACACGGCAGATTTTGCCGGATTTATTATTTACAATGAAGAAGGGGTAGAGGTATTTAATTTCGGGAAGAACAAAGGGGTTCCCGTGGTGAAAGTACTGAAAGAGCAACCCGGTTATTTCGCGTGGATGTTGAACGGGGAGTTCCCGTTATACACGAAAAAGATCTTGACCGAGATCCGTTTGCGGACGGCAGGGTTAGTGAAGTGA
- a CDS encoding sugar MFS transporter, with amino-acid sequence MMEQKKNSYSMGIIIIGILFFIFGFVTWLNATLIPYLKIACELQHEWQGYLVTFAFYIAYFVMALPSSWVLRKTGYKNGMMLGLLVMAVGALLFIPAAMTRTYGLFLLGLFIMGTGLSVLQTASNPYVIELGPAESAAQRVSIMGICNKVAGAISPLILGSIMLKDIDLLEAKLQTMDAIQKAAELDLLASKSIVPYVVIMVSLVVLALFVRFSPLPQIEDPEEEEGSLQHGGKSSIFSFPHLWIGIVTLFLYVGVEVIAIDTIIGYAQSMKMDMDTARIFPTYGMIAMIVGYIIGIIAIPKYISQEKALACCAALGVILGICTVMLPREISIWCLTLLSLANSLMWPAIFPLAIFGLGRHTKTGSALLIMTIAGGALLPMLYGSLTASMGHQGAYWMMLPCYLFILYFAVAGHRVGIKHLYKK; translated from the coding sequence ATGATGGAACAAAAGAAAAATTCTTACAGCATGGGGATTATCATTATCGGAATCCTCTTCTTTATCTTCGGGTTCGTCACGTGGTTGAACGCCACCTTGATCCCTTATCTTAAAATCGCCTGCGAGCTGCAACATGAATGGCAGGGTTACCTCGTGACCTTCGCGTTCTACATTGCCTATTTTGTCATGGCATTACCCTCGTCTTGGGTATTGCGAAAAACAGGATACAAGAACGGGATGATGCTCGGCCTCCTTGTGATGGCCGTCGGCGCATTACTGTTCATCCCGGCTGCCATGACCCGCACTTACGGGTTATTCCTGCTTGGGTTATTCATCATGGGTACAGGACTATCCGTGCTTCAGACAGCCTCCAACCCTTACGTGATCGAGCTTGGCCCCGCCGAGAGTGCCGCCCAGCGCGTGAGCATCATGGGTATCTGTAACAAGGTAGCCGGAGCTATCAGCCCGCTGATCCTCGGATCAATCATGCTAAAAGACATCGACCTACTTGAGGCAAAATTACAAACAATGGATGCCATACAAAAAGCCGCGGAACTCGACTTACTGGCCTCCAAATCCATCGTACCATACGTAGTGATCATGGTATCGCTCGTCGTGCTGGCCCTATTTGTCCGTTTCTCCCCGCTTCCCCAGATCGAGGACCCGGAAGAAGAAGAAGGCAGCCTACAACACGGCGGAAAATCAAGTATATTCAGTTTTCCCCACCTGTGGATCGGGATTGTGACCCTGTTCTTGTACGTGGGAGTTGAAGTAATTGCTATTGACACCATCATCGGTTACGCCCAATCCATGAAAATGGACATGGACACCGCCCGGATATTCCCGACTTACGGTATGATCGCCATGATCGTCGGTTACATCATCGGAATCATCGCCATCCCCAAATACATCAGTCAGGAAAAAGCCCTTGCTTGCTGTGCTGCCCTAGGAGTTATCCTCGGAATCTGTACCGTCATGTTGCCGAGAGAGATCTCCATCTGGTGCCTGACCTTGCTAAGCTTGGCAAACTCACTCATGTGGCCCGCCATCTTCCCGCTTGCAATCTTCGGGTTGGGACGTCACACGAAGACCGGATCGGCCCTACTCATTATGACTATCGCCGGGGGAGCCTTACTTCCAATGTTGTACGGTTCACTAACCGCTTCTATGGGACACCAAGGAGCCTACTGGATGATGTTGCCTTGCTACCTTTTCATCCTGTACTTTGCGGTAGCCGGACACCGGGTTGGAATCAAACACCTTTATAAAAAATAG
- a CDS encoding zinc-dependent metalloproteinase lipoprotein, whose amino-acid sequence MQKYILIYLLFLLVTSCEKDKFEGIELSIGNEIQVSSEQQTIRIALRSGSDWSFASPTSWCRASKISTPQGDTLVINTQVNTTTTERTGTVTISNSDQQKILTVTQKGEIYFELPVIFHVYSDGSANDAKVTAAYIQECMDYVNNFYRGNNGKSENLNLQFTLATTTPEGTPLVEPGINTIQSSSTSFNVDNYLRYNTYNGTQIIWDPNKYINIIICSFTEENVTGIAMTPYTPQGKSLPGLRRNDTYYTSLPTNSVQAVMINKTFVNKLETGAYGPQPVWPTTLAHELGHYLGLFHVFSGGDNGQTTDYCEDTPDYDRPAYDTWLASVPRLTFAQAAQRQDRNGNTFTSYNIMDYNYGYRDRITPNQRARIRHVLDYSPLIPGPKIAVENSSRATIITEEPLILK is encoded by the coding sequence ATGCAAAAATACATTCTTATCTACCTTCTTTTTCTACTTGTCACTTCCTGCGAGAAGGACAAGTTCGAGGGAATAGAATTATCAATAGGCAACGAAATACAGGTAAGCAGCGAGCAACAAACCATCCGCATTGCTCTTCGGAGTGGTTCAGATTGGTCATTTGCCAGCCCAACCTCTTGGTGCCGGGCAAGCAAGATCAGTACGCCACAAGGAGATACACTTGTGATCAACACGCAAGTCAACACGACCACAACCGAACGCACGGGGACCGTCACGATCTCCAATTCAGACCAACAAAAAATCCTTACCGTGACCCAAAAGGGAGAAATCTACTTCGAACTTCCGGTCATTTTCCACGTGTACTCGGACGGTTCCGCAAATGATGCAAAAGTCACCGCCGCCTACATTCAAGAATGTATGGATTACGTGAATAACTTCTACCGAGGCAACAACGGGAAAAGCGAGAATCTCAACCTGCAATTCACCCTTGCCACCACCACGCCCGAAGGGACTCCCTTGGTTGAACCCGGAATAAATACCATTCAAAGTTCATCCACCTCGTTCAATGTCGATAATTATTTAAGATACAACACATACAACGGTACACAAATAATATGGGACCCCAACAAGTACATCAACATTATCATCTGCTCCTTTACCGAAGAAAACGTGACGGGAATCGCCATGACCCCGTACACCCCGCAAGGCAAATCCCTACCGGGTTTAAGAAGAAATGATACATATTATACCAGTCTTCCCACCAACTCCGTGCAAGCCGTGATGATAAACAAGACATTTGTAAACAAACTAGAAACAGGAGCTTACGGTCCACAACCGGTATGGCCCACCACACTCGCCCATGAACTAGGGCATTATCTTGGATTATTTCATGTGTTTTCCGGTGGTGACAACGGACAAACAACCGATTATTGTGAAGATACCCCCGACTACGATCGCCCAGCCTACGACACTTGGTTGGCAAGTGTCCCCCGACTAACTTTTGCCCAAGCAGCACAGCGTCAAGACCGTAACGGGAACACGTTCACATCATATAATATAATGGATTATAATTACGGTTATCGTGATCGAATCACACCCAACCAGCGAGCTCGCATCAGACACGTCCTTGATTACAGCCCTCTCATCCCGGGACCAAAAATCGCAGTTGAGAATTCCAGTCGTGCCACTATCATTACCGAGGAACCACTCATACTCAAGTAA
- a CDS encoding lactate utilization protein B: protein MSSHAKAAKKFIADRERTAWHDQALFFVREKRDRMAHDVPEWEALREMASNMKRHTIANLPYYLEMFEKNATANGIHVHWAKNAEEHNRIVYEIIQKHGGKNLVKSKSMLSEECGLSPYLEARGIDAVESDLGERIMQFMGTPPSHIVLPAIHVKREEVGKVFEKELHTEPGNSDPTYLTHAARAALREKFLHADIAMTGVNFAVASSGAFVVCTNEGNADMGTSFPKVHIAIMGLEKVVPDYDALALYVRLLARSATGQPSTTYTSHYKKPVEGQEMHIVIVDNGRSDILACTEHVNMLKCIRCGSCINTCPVYRRTGGYSYSYFIPGPVGINLGMLKSPEKYSGNVSACSLCYSCSNVCPVKIDLAEQIYKWRQNLAPLHLADSSKKLMVKGMKFIMNHPGLFYHAIAAGRVAERMPRFVLYNSLDAWGIGRELPEFAKETFNEMWKKGLKAD, encoded by the coding sequence ATGAGTTCACACGCTAAAGCTGCCAAGAAATTTATAGCTGACCGGGAGAGAACAGCATGGCATGATCAAGCGCTGTTTTTCGTGCGGGAGAAACGAGACCGGATGGCCCATGATGTTCCCGAATGGGAGGCGTTGCGGGAGATGGCGAGTAATATGAAACGACACACGATTGCCAATTTACCCTATTATCTCGAAATGTTCGAGAAGAACGCCACGGCAAACGGGATTCATGTTCACTGGGCGAAAAATGCCGAGGAACATAACCGGATTGTTTACGAGATTATCCAGAAACATGGGGGAAAGAATCTCGTGAAGAGTAAGTCGATGCTGTCGGAAGAGTGCGGGTTGAGTCCTTATCTGGAGGCTAGGGGAATCGATGCCGTGGAGTCGGATTTGGGTGAACGGATCATGCAGTTCATGGGTACACCGCCAAGTCATATCGTGTTGCCTGCCATTCACGTGAAACGGGAAGAGGTGGGGAAGGTGTTTGAGAAAGAGTTGCACACGGAACCGGGGAATAGCGATCCGACTTACCTGACTCACGCGGCCCGGGCTGCCTTGCGGGAGAAATTCCTGCACGCAGATATTGCCATGACGGGTGTTAATTTTGCCGTGGCCTCGTCAGGGGCTTTTGTGGTCTGTACGAACGAGGGAAATGCTGATATGGGAACTTCTTTCCCCAAGGTGCATATCGCGATCATGGGGCTTGAGAAAGTGGTGCCGGATTATGACGCTCTGGCCCTGTACGTGCGCTTGTTGGCCCGCTCTGCCACGGGACAACCTTCAACGACGTATACGTCCCATTACAAGAAACCGGTGGAAGGGCAGGAGATGCATATCGTGATCGTGGATAACGGGCGAAGTGATATTCTGGCCTGCACGGAACACGTGAATATGTTGAAGTGTATTCGTTGCGGGTCATGTATTAACACTTGTCCTGTGTATCGCCGGACGGGAGGATATTCTTACTCTTATTTTATACCGGGACCCGTGGGGATTAACTTGGGGATGTTGAAGTCGCCGGAGAAGTATTCGGGGAACGTGTCAGCCTGTTCGCTTTGTTATTCCTGTTCGAATGTTTGTCCGGTGAAGATCGATCTGGCGGAACAGATTTACAAGTGGCGGCAGAATCTGGCGCCCTTGCATTTGGCTGACTCGTCGAAGAAGTTGATGGTGAAGGGTATGAAGTTTATCATGAATCATCCCGGTTTGTTCTATCATGCCATTGCTGCCGGACGTGTTGCCGAGCGTATGCCTCGATTCGTGTTGTATAATTCTCTCGACGCGTGGGGTATCGGACGGGAACTTCCGGAGTTCGCGAAGGAGACGTTTAACGAGATGTGGAAAAAGGGATTGAAAGCCGATTAA
- a CDS encoding aminopeptidase P family protein, whose product MFDKSVYVNRRKQLIDKMSGGLVLILGNEEAPANYPSNTYKFRQDSSFLYFFGLNMPGFAGLMDVDSGDVCLYGNDVDMDDIIWMGPQPSVKDLAASVGVTCSAPFGKLAGALKEAISHGRKIHFLPPYRYHNMLLLEDLLGIHHSLIKNYSSLELIKAVVALRSVKEACEIEQINLACNIGNEMHVAAMKHALPGQKEQYIAGLIEGIAASYGSMVSFPVILSQNGETLHNHDHSKTLTVGRMMLTDAGAENNMNYCSDFTRTVPVGGRFDQRQKDVYNIVLACNNKAMEIARPGVTYQYVHLEVCKILAQGLKDLGLMKGDVNAAVAAGAHALFMPHGLGHMMGLDVHDMEDLGQIYVGYDDETRPIDQFGTSSLRMGRKLQPGFVVTDEPGCYFIPALIDQWREQGLHKEFLVYDKIETYKDFGGIRLEDDILITENGCKCMGDHRAPITVEEVENTING is encoded by the coding sequence ATGTTTGATAAAAGCGTGTATGTAAATAGAAGAAAGCAACTTATCGACAAGATGAGTGGCGGCTTGGTATTGATACTGGGTAATGAGGAAGCTCCTGCAAATTATCCGTCTAACACGTATAAATTCCGTCAGGATAGTTCTTTCCTTTATTTCTTTGGTTTGAACATGCCCGGGTTTGCCGGGTTGATGGACGTGGATTCCGGGGACGTTTGTCTGTACGGGAACGACGTGGACATGGACGATATTATTTGGATGGGACCACAACCGAGCGTGAAGGATTTGGCTGCCAGCGTGGGTGTGACTTGTTCCGCTCCTTTCGGTAAATTGGCCGGGGCTTTGAAAGAGGCCATCAGCCATGGACGCAAGATTCATTTCTTACCGCCTTATCGTTATCACAACATGTTATTGTTGGAGGATTTGTTGGGTATTCATCACTCGCTGATCAAGAATTATTCTTCTTTGGAATTGATCAAGGCCGTGGTGGCATTGCGTTCCGTGAAGGAGGCTTGCGAGATCGAGCAAATTAACTTGGCTTGTAACATTGGTAACGAGATGCACGTGGCTGCTATGAAACATGCGTTACCGGGACAGAAAGAGCAATATATTGCCGGGTTGATCGAGGGAATTGCCGCTTCTTACGGAAGTATGGTTTCTTTCCCTGTGATCCTTTCCCAGAATGGCGAGACGTTGCATAATCACGATCATAGCAAGACATTGACCGTGGGACGTATGATGCTGACGGATGCCGGGGCGGAGAATAACATGAATTATTGTTCCGATTTTACCCGTACGGTTCCGGTGGGTGGACGTTTCGATCAACGTCAGAAAGATGTATATAATATTGTATTGGCTTGTAACAACAAAGCGATGGAGATTGCCCGTCCGGGAGTGACGTACCAGTACGTGCATCTGGAAGTATGCAAGATTCTGGCTCAAGGGTTGAAAGACCTTGGCTTGATGAAAGGCGATGTGAATGCTGCTGTGGCAGCCGGAGCGCATGCGTTGTTTATGCCTCACGGGTTAGGTCACATGATGGGACTTGACGTGCATGACATGGAGGACTTGGGACAAATCTACGTGGGTTATGACGACGAGACTCGTCCGATAGATCAGTTCGGTACTTCTTCCTTGCGTATGGGGCGTAAGTTGCAACCGGGATTCGTGGTTACCGACGAGCCGGGTTGTTATTTCATCCCCGCTTTGATCGACCAGTGGAGAGAACAAGGATTGCACAAGGAATTCTTGGTATATGACAAGATCGAGACGTACAAGGACTTCGGTGGTATCCGTCTGGAAGATGATATTTTGATCACGGAGAACGGGTGTAAATGTATGGGTGATCATCGGGCGCCGATTACCGTGGAAGAGGTGGAAAATACGATAAATGGATAA